A portion of the Cryptomeria japonica chromosome 5, Sugi_1.0, whole genome shotgun sequence genome contains these proteins:
- the LOC131054125 gene encoding uncharacterized protein LOC131054125 — translation MASSKTRSSAPVIPLALQRSLSPTRHSFSPSLSTKHYNSSPIITFDLARSVSPKRNLQARSPVRPVPPKAGQRAAVPSGSARKMCLCSPSNHPGAFRCNLHRNCPSSSSSSSASTNSQLHMRRSAMKNSLVRIGSVEGGEWMKKALSALIRPSSHQVRRRTSFQPQRSRLRHMTTAEDAAIS, via the coding sequence ATGGCTTCTTCAAAGACCAGATCCAGCGCCCCTGTTATCCCCCTTGCCCTTCAGCGCTCCCTTTCTCCCACCCGCCATTCATTTTCCCCCTCTCTCTCCACTAAGCATTACAACTCTTCTCCTATAATCACTTTCGACTTGGCCAGATCTGTGTCGCCAAAGAGGAATCTGCAGGCTCGCTCACCGGTCCGTCCGGTTCCGCCCAAGGCCGGGCAGAGGGCAGCCGTTCCGTCTGGTTCAGCGAGGAAGATGTGCTTGTGCTCGCCTAGCAATCATCCTGGCGCGTTCCGCTGCAATCTTCATAGGAATTgcccctcttcctcttcctcttcctccgcTTCTACCAATTCTCAGCTGCATATGCGCAGATCGGCCATGAAAAACTCGCTGGTGAGAATCGGCAGCGTTGAAGGAGGGGAATGGATGAAGAAAGCACTTTCTGCACTCATCCGGCCCTCCTCTCATCAAGTACGAAGGAGAACGTCGTTCCAGCCGCAGCGTAGCAGGCTCCGCCATATGACGACGGCAGAAGATGCGGCCATTTCCTGA